Proteins from one Staphylococcus sp. IVB6214 genomic window:
- a CDS encoding argininosuccinate synthase: protein MKQKVVLAYSGGLDTSVAVQWLIEQGYDVVACCLDVGEGKDLDVVYQKALDMGAIESHIIDATKEFAEEYVGYAIKGNLMYEQTYPLVSALSRPLISKKLVEIAHKTDAVAIAHGCTGKGNDQVRFEVAIKALDPSLKVIAPVREWGWSREEELEYAKKHNIPVPVGKDSPYSIDQNLWGRANECGVLEDPYVAPPADAYDLTNELEDTPDEADEIIITFTEGIPTHIDGKAYALDDMILHLNDMAGKHGIGRIDHIENRLVGIKSREVYEVPGAEVILKAHKGLETITLSKDVAHFKPVVEKQLSEMVYNGLWFSPLTDALKAFIDHTQKFVTGDVRVKLFKGHAIVNGRKSDFTLYNEKLATYTKEDAFNQQSAVGFIDIFGLPTQVNAMLHGGYADE from the coding sequence ATGAAACAGAAGGTAGTATTAGCATATTCAGGTGGATTAGATACAAGCGTAGCTGTGCAATGGCTGATTGAACAAGGATACGATGTTGTTGCATGTTGCTTAGACGTTGGTGAGGGAAAAGATTTAGACGTTGTATATCAAAAAGCTTTAGATATGGGCGCAATTGAGTCACATATTATTGATGCGACGAAAGAATTTGCAGAAGAATACGTAGGTTATGCCATTAAAGGTAACTTAATGTATGAACAGACGTACCCACTCGTATCTGCTTTGTCACGACCTTTAATTTCAAAAAAACTTGTCGAAATTGCACATAAGACAGATGCGGTTGCGATTGCACATGGATGTACTGGCAAAGGGAACGACCAAGTACGCTTTGAAGTAGCAATCAAAGCATTAGACCCTAGCTTAAAAGTGATTGCTCCTGTCAGAGAATGGGGCTGGAGTCGTGAAGAAGAGTTAGAATATGCAAAGAAACACAACATTCCAGTACCCGTTGGCAAAGATTCTCCATATTCAATTGACCAAAACTTATGGGGTCGTGCAAACGAATGTGGTGTATTAGAAGATCCGTACGTTGCACCCCCTGCTGACGCATATGACTTAACAAATGAATTAGAAGATACACCAGATGAAGCAGACGAGATTATTATTACATTCACTGAAGGTATTCCAACACATATCGATGGCAAGGCATACGCATTAGATGACATGATTTTACATTTGAATGATATGGCAGGTAAACATGGCATCGGACGTATCGATCACATTGAAAATAGACTTGTAGGTATCAAATCGAGAGAGGTTTATGAAGTGCCTGGTGCTGAAGTAATCTTAAAAGCACACAAAGGTTTAGAAACCATTACACTTTCTAAAGACGTCGCACATTTTAAACCAGTTGTTGAAAAACAATTATCAGAAATGGTCTATAACGGCCTATGGTTCTCTCCACTTACAGATGCACTAAAAGCATTTATTGATCATACTCAAAAATTTGTAACAGGTGATGTAAGAGTCAAACTATTTAAAGGTCATGCAATTGTAAATGGTAGAAAGTCAGACTTTACACTTTATAATGAAAAATTAGCAACTTATACAAAAGAAGATGCATTCAATCAACAATCAGCTGTTGGATTTATCGACATTTTCGGTCTACCAACACAAGTGAATGCGATGTTACACGGAGGTTATGCAGATGAGTAA
- a CDS encoding glucose-6-phosphate isomerase has protein sequence MTHIQFDYKKALQFFGQHELEQQQDQVKLIHRTIHEGTGAGNDFLGWVDLPVDYDKDEFDRILKAAEEIKSHSDVLVVIGIGGSYLGARSAIEMLTPAFKKNDDLPEIVFAGHHLSSSYTQELIDYLDGKDFSVNVISKSGTTTEPAVAFRLFKQLLEEKYGKEEAVKRIFATTDKEKGALKQLATNEGYASFVVPDDVGGRFSVLTAVGLLPIAVAGIDIEAMMSGAAKAREELSSDDLSQNIAYQYASIRNVLYNKGYTTEMLINYEPSLQYFNEWWKQLFGESEGKDLKGIYPSSANFTTDLHSLGQYVQEGRRFLFETVLKVDTPKHNITIEEDADDLDGLNYLAGKTVDEVNTKAFEGTLLAHTDGGVPNLVITLPKLDAETYGYLVYFFELSVAMSGYQLGVNPFNQPGVEAYKQNMFALLGKPGFEDKKKDLEARL, from the coding sequence ATGACACATATCCAGTTTGATTACAAAAAGGCATTACAATTTTTTGGACAGCATGAATTAGAACAACAACAAGATCAAGTGAAACTGATTCATCGCACAATCCACGAAGGAACAGGCGCTGGCAATGACTTTTTAGGATGGGTTGATTTACCAGTTGATTATGATAAGGATGAATTTGATCGCATTTTAAAAGCAGCAGAAGAGATTAAGTCCCATTCAGATGTACTTGTTGTCATTGGTATTGGTGGCTCTTATTTAGGTGCACGTTCAGCGATTGAAATGTTGACACCAGCATTTAAAAAGAATGACGACTTACCAGAAATTGTTTTTGCTGGTCATCACCTTTCTTCATCTTATACACAAGAATTAATTGATTATTTAGATGGTAAAGATTTCTCTGTGAATGTTATTTCAAAATCAGGAACAACGACAGAACCAGCTGTGGCATTCCGTTTATTTAAACAATTATTAGAAGAAAAATACGGAAAAGAAGAAGCGGTAAAACGTATCTTTGCGACAACAGATAAAGAAAAAGGTGCATTAAAACAACTTGCGACAAATGAAGGTTATGCATCATTTGTCGTACCTGATGATGTCGGTGGACGTTTCTCTGTATTAACAGCGGTAGGTCTATTACCAATCGCAGTCGCTGGTATTGATATTGAAGCAATGATGTCAGGTGCAGCAAAAGCACGTGAAGAATTGTCATCAGATGATTTATCACAAAATATTGCATATCAATATGCATCAATCCGCAATGTGTTGTACAACAAAGGTTATACAACTGAAATGTTAATTAACTACGAACCATCATTACAATATTTCAATGAATGGTGGAAACAATTGTTTGGTGAGTCAGAAGGTAAAGACTTGAAAGGCATCTACCCATCAAGTGCTAACTTTACAACAGACTTACATTCATTAGGTCAATATGTTCAAGAAGGACGTCGCTTCTTATTTGAAACAGTTTTAAAAGTAGATACACCAAAACACAATATTACAATTGAAGAAGACGCGGATGATTTAGATGGTCTTAACTATTTAGCGGGTAAAACAGTTGACGAAGTGAATACTAAAGCATTTGAAGGAACGTTATTAGCTCATACAGATGGTGGCGTACCAAACTTAGTGATCACATTACCAAAATTAGATGCAGAAACATACGGCTATCTTGTCTACTTCTTTGAATTGTCTGTTGCAATGAGTGGCTATCAATTAGGTGTAAATCCATTCAACCAACCTGGTGTAGAAGCATACAAACAAAATATGTTTGCATTGCTAGGTAAACCAGGATTTGAAGATAAGAAAAAAGATTTAGAAGCTCGTTTATAA
- the lepB gene encoding signal peptidase I: protein MKKETIEWIISIGLALLIVGLLYTFVIKPYNVQGDSMHPTLKDGDRLIVNKIGKTLGHLDNGNVIVFHADESADYVKRIIGKPGDHVEYKNDQLYLNGKKVHEPYLDYNLKHKSYDEITGPVNSQDLQGSDGKYQIPKDKYLVLGDNREVSKDSRTIGLIDKDQIVGKVSLRYWPVSEFKVNFNPDHTEETP from the coding sequence GTGAAAAAAGAAACGATAGAATGGATTATTTCGATAGGATTAGCACTCCTTATCGTTGGATTACTCTATACATTTGTAATTAAACCTTATAATGTGCAAGGTGACTCAATGCATCCTACATTAAAAGATGGAGACCGTTTAATTGTGAATAAGATTGGTAAGACGTTAGGACATTTGGACAATGGGAATGTGATTGTGTTCCATGCTGACGAATCAGCAGACTATGTAAAACGTATTATCGGAAAACCAGGCGATCATGTAGAATATAAAAATGATCAATTGTATTTAAATGGAAAGAAAGTACATGAACCATATCTTGACTATAACTTAAAACATAAGTCATATGATGAAATTACTGGACCTGTGAATTCTCAAGATTTACAGGGGAGCGATGGAAAATATCAAATACCAAAAGACAAATATTTGGTGTTAGGGGATAATCGTGAAGTCAGTAAAGATAGTCGTACGATTGGTTTGATTGATAAAGACCAAATCGTCGGTAAGGTTTCTTTAAGATACTGGCCGGTAAGTGAGTTTAAAGTCAACTTTAACCCAGATCATACAGAAGAAACACCATAA
- a CDS encoding IS3 family transposase (programmed frameshift), protein MRRVAYSVETKFKAVKMKAEGYTTKEIMCELNIRNSTQVKTWWRWYRKGETYRFSQQVGKQYSYNKGLVELSELEQLKLKNRRNQAEIDIFKKVQGIGKEVVPEVVIELVDELKHRHPVKLILEVLNVPKSNYYRWKNKKKTEDTTVKKVKELCEDNHYTYGYRKITALMNQASKQPINHKRVQRIMRENNLNCRVRIKKSKRRGKAYYLTSNKLNGNFRANQPLQVLTTDITYLPFGNSMLYLSSIIDLYNGEIVAYKISDTQDQSLVNDTLNQIDIPEECLLHSDQGSVYTSHAYYQLCEEKGIIRSMSRKGTPADNAPIECFHSSLKCETFYLNNELNNSNFIVKDIVEKYIENYNNNRIQQKLGYLSPVQYRKLAA, encoded by the exons ATGCGCAGAGTGGCGTATTCAGTTGAAACAAAGTTTAAAGCAGTGAAGATGAAAGCAGAAGGTTATACAACTAAAGAAATTATGTGTGAATTAAATATTAGAAATAGCACACAGGTAAAAACATGGTGGAGATGGTATAGAAAGGGTGAAACATATCGATTTAGTCAACAAGTAGGCAAACAATACTCCTATAATAAAGGATTAGTGGAACTTTCTGAACTGGAACAATTAAAGTTAAAGAATAGAAGAAATCAAGCCGAAATAGATATTT TTAAAAAAGTACAAGGAATTGGAAAGGAAGTGGTACCTGAAGTAGTGATAGAATTAGTGGATGAGTTAAAGCACAGGCATCCTGTGAAGCTGATTTTGGAAGTGTTGAATGTCCCTAAATCAAATTACTACCGTTGGAAAAATAAGAAGAAAACGGAAGATACAACAGTTAAAAAGGTTAAGGAATTATGTGAAGATAATCATTACACGTACGGCTATCGCAAGATAACTGCTCTGATGAATCAGGCCTCTAAACAACCGATAAACCATAAACGTGTACAAAGAATTATGAGAGAAAATAATTTGAATTGTAGAGTTAGAATTAAGAAATCTAAACGTCGAGGGAAGGCATATTATCTTACAAGCAATAAACTGAATGGTAACTTTAGAGCAAATCAACCTCTACAAGTACTGACTACTGATATTACGTATCTTCCCTTTGGTAATTCAATGTTGTATTTATCTTCAATCATCGATTTATATAACGGTGAAATTGTGGCTTATAAGATTAGCGATACACAAGATCAAAGTTTGGTAAATGACACCTTAAACCAAATTGATATTCCAGAAGAATGTCTACTTCATAGCGATCAAGGAAGCGTCTATACATCGCATGCTTACTACCAATTATGCGAAGAAAAGGGCATTATCAGAAGTATGTCTCGCAAAGGTACACCTGCTGATAACGCCCCGATAGAATGTTTCCATTCCTCGCTAAAGTGTGAAACATTTTATCTTAACAATGAGTTAAATAACTCTAATTTCATTGTAAAGGATATTGTCGAAAAGTACATTGAAAACTATAATAATAATCGAATTCAACAAAAATTAGGCTACTTATCCCCTGTGCAATACAGAAAATTAGCAGCCTAA
- the addB gene encoding helicase-exonuclease AddAB subunit AddB: protein MFRAYIGKAGTGKTTAMMNEIKHKIQEAPLGEPIVVVTPMQGTYLYEQAFISDSSLQGSLRAEVLHFDRLSHRVFQEVGGVRETRLSTTSIEMMIYHILEDVRTQLKLYQSQVKYLGFSSKVREQIQDFEKYAVTPEIVINSAKNTQLSKRTQDKLHDMGLVYETLQTRMGSDYLTAEGLMHRFISMIPKSEWLRKADIYIDGFHNFSTQEYQVIEALVQHAKSMTVLLTTNGDMDPLSMFRKPSESLTHLHEIAENLNVTLEIERFNDMYRFKQTTMKVLASEFDALQPTPTQSNDGAVRIFEATSTREEVNEVARQILADVRDHRYRYRDIAVLYRDPHYAYLLESIFAQYDIPYNIDVKRSMAHHPIMEMFVSMIEALRTGWRFEPMMRLFKTNVLTQNIENSRYLIDLLENYALERGIQGQNWFDDGKFQLDSFKKMGIKRHRTRTDDEEETFRRVISLKDSVLQKIAHLGNKLKEGKHAVDHATAFYDVLESFELPSQLMTYRDTLESNGKHEKAEELDQIWKGFIRILDEIVSVFGQKEMTYSHFLELLDVGLNGLEFSMIPQTMDQVTIGSMDLAKVDNKCHVYLIGMNDGVLPQPISGKSLMSDEEKKQFETHTGMQLSPTADVLQMDEAFVGYFAMTRACERLTMTYSLMDSSGSEKEGSPYLNDVKKILQSVEIQNIAHRNSEEAMRRIVHPHQTKVHLFESLRTWMEGQPVSDTWFTAYDVMSKEPSLQSGMAHLTTALDYRNKTIQLDQDLTFALYGKTINASVSRFESYNNCPFKHYVSHGLKLNERTKYELQNFELGTIFHDVLRYIAEQIGGSFQTLTPDEIQNLTKQALDEYLPKVQFNLLNATSYYQYLSQRIGEIVQTTLEALRYQAEYSKFRPIAFEKSFRKKPHSDEELIASTLMTTQGVPINIRGQIDRIDTFNHNGKSFINIIDYKSSESSSELDLVKVYYGLQMQMMTYMDIALQNKVRLGLKDEVKPGGFLYMHVHKFKDKKRAWDEVNPDDYEAKFLKSYKLNGFLNSDPDVIEGYDCRLENGVGSDIVPVALTKKGDFNKRDSKVIDEEMIYKLIERNKENFVRTASQIMDGHTEVAPLKYREALPCSYCQYKSVCHVDSLIDSAKYRQVDEKIKPLEILATSEEGKGTR from the coding sequence ATGTTTCGTGCTTATATAGGAAAGGCAGGCACTGGTAAGACGACAGCAATGATGAATGAGATTAAACATAAGATACAAGAAGCACCCTTAGGAGAGCCGATTGTTGTTGTGACACCGATGCAAGGAACGTATTTATATGAACAAGCTTTTATCAGTGATTCGTCATTACAAGGCAGTTTGCGAGCGGAAGTGTTACATTTCGATAGACTTAGCCATCGTGTGTTTCAAGAAGTAGGTGGTGTGCGTGAAACACGTTTATCAACGACGTCCATTGAGATGATGATCTATCATATTTTAGAGGATGTTCGCACACAGTTGAAGTTGTATCAATCTCAAGTGAAGTATTTAGGGTTTAGTTCAAAAGTACGCGAACAAATTCAAGATTTTGAAAAGTATGCAGTGACACCAGAAATTGTTATAAACAGTGCAAAGAACACGCAATTATCTAAAAGAACTCAAGATAAGCTACATGATATGGGACTAGTCTATGAGACATTACAAACACGTATGGGCTCTGATTATCTAACAGCGGAAGGTTTGATGCACCGTTTCATATCGATGATCCCGAAGTCTGAGTGGTTGCGCAAAGCGGATATTTATATCGACGGTTTTCATAACTTTTCGACACAGGAATATCAGGTGATAGAAGCACTGGTGCAACATGCGAAGTCAATGACAGTCTTGCTGACAACAAATGGCGATATGGATCCATTAAGTATGTTTCGTAAGCCATCAGAATCACTCACACATCTTCATGAAATTGCAGAAAATCTAAATGTAACGTTAGAGATTGAACGTTTTAACGATATGTATCGTTTTAAACAGACAACCATGAAAGTATTAGCGTCAGAGTTCGATGCTTTACAACCAACACCAACACAGTCAAACGATGGGGCAGTGAGAATATTTGAAGCGACATCAACACGTGAAGAAGTGAATGAAGTTGCACGACAAATTTTGGCAGATGTGAGAGACCATCGATATCGCTATCGTGATATTGCTGTTTTATATCGTGATCCTCACTATGCATATTTATTAGAATCAATTTTTGCACAGTATGATATTCCATATAATATAGATGTGAAACGCTCAATGGCGCATCATCCTATTATGGAAATGTTTGTCAGTATGATTGAAGCTTTAAGAACCGGTTGGAGATTTGAACCGATGATGCGCTTGTTTAAAACAAATGTACTCACACAAAATATTGAAAACAGTCGTTACTTAATAGATTTACTGGAAAACTATGCGTTGGAACGTGGTATTCAAGGTCAAAATTGGTTTGACGATGGCAAATTCCAACTTGATAGTTTTAAAAAGATGGGCATCAAACGACATCGTACGCGCACTGACGACGAAGAAGAAACATTTCGACGTGTCATATCGTTGAAGGATTCGGTGTTACAAAAGATTGCACATTTGGGCAACAAACTGAAAGAAGGCAAACATGCAGTTGATCATGCGACAGCGTTTTATGATGTGTTAGAATCATTTGAACTTCCCTCTCAACTCATGACCTATCGTGATACATTAGAGTCAAATGGGAAACATGAAAAAGCGGAAGAATTAGATCAAATCTGGAAAGGATTTATCCGTATCTTAGACGAAATTGTTTCTGTATTTGGTCAAAAAGAAATGACATATTCACATTTTCTAGAACTGCTAGATGTTGGCTTGAATGGTTTGGAATTTTCAATGATTCCGCAAACAATGGATCAAGTGACAATCGGTTCAATGGATCTAGCAAAAGTTGACAATAAATGTCATGTCTATTTAATCGGTATGAATGATGGCGTGCTACCACAACCCATCAGTGGCAAGAGCTTGATGTCTGATGAAGAGAAAAAGCAATTCGAAACACATACGGGTATGCAGTTAAGCCCAACAGCAGATGTTTTACAAATGGATGAAGCCTTTGTTGGATATTTTGCAATGACACGAGCATGTGAACGACTAACGATGACATATAGTTTAATGGATAGTAGTGGATCAGAAAAAGAAGGTAGTCCTTATTTGAATGACGTGAAAAAGATTTTACAATCTGTAGAAATTCAAAATATCGCACACCGTAACTCTGAAGAAGCAATGCGTCGTATCGTTCATCCGCATCAGACGAAAGTTCATTTATTTGAATCACTTCGTACTTGGATGGAGGGGCAACCGGTTTCAGATACATGGTTTACAGCATATGATGTGATGTCAAAAGAGCCATCGTTGCAGTCAGGTATGGCACACTTAACAACAGCATTAGATTACCGTAATAAGACGATACAATTAGACCAAGATTTGACGTTTGCATTGTATGGGAAAACAATCAATGCGAGTGTGTCACGTTTTGAAAGTTACAATAATTGTCCGTTTAAACATTATGTATCGCATGGCTTGAAGTTGAACGAGCGTACGAAGTATGAGTTGCAGAATTTTGAACTTGGAACGATATTCCATGATGTTTTACGATATATTGCTGAACAAATTGGAGGTAGTTTCCAAACATTAACACCTGATGAGATTCAAAATTTAACGAAACAAGCGTTAGATGAATACTTACCAAAAGTACAGTTTAATCTTTTAAATGCTACGTCTTATTATCAATATTTGTCACAGCGTATCGGTGAAATTGTTCAAACAACGCTTGAAGCTTTACGTTATCAAGCGGAGTATTCAAAGTTTCGACCAATTGCATTTGAGAAATCTTTCCGCAAGAAGCCGCATTCTGATGAAGAGTTAATTGCGTCAACCTTAATGACAACACAAGGGGTACCGATTAATATACGTGGACAAATCGACCGAATTGATACCTTCAATCATAATGGTAAAAGTTTTATTAATATTATTGATTATAAATCGTCTGAATCAAGTTCAGAGTTGGACTTAGTGAAAGTGTATTATGGATTACAAATGCAAATGATGACATATATGGATATTGCATTACAAAATAAAGTACGGTTAGGTTTAAAAGATGAAGTCAAACCGGGTGGATTTTTATATATGCATGTCCATAAATTTAAAGATAAAAAACGTGCATGGGATGAAGTAAATCCAGATGATTATGAAGCTAAATTTTTAAAATCATACAAACTGAATGGTTTCTTAAATAGTGATCCAGATGTGATAGAAGGTTATGACTGTCGCTTAGAAAATGGCGTTGGTTCAGATATTGTCCCTGTGGCACTTACTAAAAAAGGTGATTTTAATAAAAGAGACAGTAAGGTTATTGATGAAGAGATGATATACAAACTGATAGAACGAAACAAAGAAAACTTTGTGCGTACTGCTTCACAAATTATGGATGGACATACTGAAGTGGCACCGTTGAAATATAGAGAAGCGCTACCATGTAGCTATTGTCAATACAAATCAGTGTGTCATGTAGATAGTTTGATTGATAGTGCGAAATATCGTCAAGTGGATGAAAAAATTAAACCGTTAGAGATTCTTGCGACAAGTGAAGAAGGGAAGGGGACACGATGA